Proteins from one Palaemon carinicauda isolate YSFRI2023 chromosome 26, ASM3689809v2, whole genome shotgun sequence genomic window:
- the LOC137620010 gene encoding mucin-1-like yields the protein MAYTNPSDDVQPPQHHLLPTASPQHRIPTAPSASHSIPTAPSPSHSIPTAPSPSHSIPTAPSPSHSIPTAPSPSHSIPTAPSPSHGIPTAPSPSYSIPTAPSPSHSIPTAPSPSHSIPTAPSPSHGIPTAPSRSHGIPTAPSPSHSIPTAPSPSHSIPKAPSPSHSIPKAPSPSHSIPTAPSPSHSIPTAPSPSHSIPTAPSPSHSIPTAPSPSHSIPTAPSPSHSIPTAPSPSHSIPTAPSPSHSIPTAPSPSHSIPTAPSPSHSIPTAPSPSHSIPTAPSPSTSIPTASPLDLQVSFAQELMGDV from the exons ATGGCATACACT AACCCCTCAGATGATGTCCAACCCCCACAGCACCATCTCCTTCCCACAGCATCCCCACAGCACCGCATCCCAACAGCACCATCTGCTTCCCACAGCATCCCAACAGCACCATCTCCTTCCCACAGCATCCCAACAGCACCATCTCCTTCCCACAGCATCCCAACAGCACCATCTCCTTCCCACAGCATCCCAACAGCACCATCTCCTTCCCACAGCATCCCAACAGCACCATCTCCTTCCCACGGCATCCCAACAGCACCATCTCCTTCCTACAGCATCCCAACAGCACCATCTCCTTCCCACAGCATCCCCACAGCACCATCTCCTTCCCACAGCATCCCAACAGCACCATCTCCTTCCCACGGCATCCCAACAGCACCATCTCGTTCCCACGGCATCCCAACAGCACCATCTCCTTCCCACAGCATCCCAACAGCACCATCTCCTTCCCACAGCATCCCAAAAGCACCATCTCCTTCCCACAGCATCCCAAAAGCACCATCTCCTTCCCACAGCATCCCAACAGCACCATCTCCTTCCCACAGCATCCCAACAGCACCATCTCCTTCCCACAGCATCCCCACAGCACCATCTCCTTCCCACAGCATCCCAACAGCACCATCTCCTTCCCACAGCATCCCAACAGCACCATCTCCTTCCCACAGCATCCCGACAGCACCATCTCCTTCCCACAGCATCCCAACAGCACCATCTCCATCCCACAGCATCCCCACAGCACCATCTCCTTCCCACAGCATCCCAACAGCACCATCTCCTTCCCACAGCATCCCAACAGCACCATCTCCTTCCCACAGCATCCCAACAGCACCATCTCCTTCCACCAGCATCCCAACAGCATCCCCACTTGATCTACAAGTTAGTTTCGCTCAGGAGCTGATGGGGGATGTTTAA